The Mercurialis annua linkage group LG8, ddMerAnnu1.2, whole genome shotgun sequence genome window below encodes:
- the LOC126661913 gene encoding uncharacterized protein LOC126661913, whose protein sequence is MKLAILPTFNGEGDPRDHTSRFTATMGLLSVSDAIMCRVFPTTLTGTAQRWYNKLKPGSIKSFASLSTEFLNRYLTNIPAKTTISILRLCIQDEGETLRSYIERFNKQDMKTDNLNVDMATEALREGTRFGKLVDKLLVNKPTTFSNLMGVAQKYFELDKGRRSIRSKEAKGKESKEKSKEKSKLKSEDRRGRPTENRRFTPQTRYEPRYDPRDDENNFTPLNISRTNVLM, encoded by the coding sequence ATGAAGTTGGCGATATTGCCAACCTTCAATGGAGAAGGAGATCCACGAGACCATACTTCCAGATTCACGGCCACTATGGGGCTATTAAGCGTATCAGACGCAATTATGTGCCGAGTGTTCCCAACCACTCTCACAGGTACCGCCCAAAGGTGGTACAACAAGCTAAAACCAGGTTCAATCAAGAGCTTCGCCTCGCTATCAACAGAATTTCTCAACAGATACCTCACAAACATACCGGCAAAAACAACCATAAGCATCTTGAGGTTGTGCATTCAGGATGAAGGAGAAACACTAAGAAGCTACATCGAGCGGTTCAACAAGCAAGATATGAAAACAGATAATCTGAAtgtcgacatggcgacagaagcgTTGCGGGAAGGAACACGATTCGGCAAGCTAGTGGACAAGttgctagtcaataaacccacgACTTTCTCAAACCTTATGGGCGTAGCCCAAAAATATTTCGAACTAGATAAGGGCCGAAGGTCGATTCGCAGTAAAGAAGCAAAGGGAAAAGAGTCGAAAGAAAAATCTAAGGAAAAGTCGAAGTTGAAATCAGAAGATAGAAGAGGAAGGCCAACAGAGAATAGACGATTCACCCCCCAAACTAGGTACGAACCAAGGTACGACCCCCGAGACGATGAAAACAACTTCACACCACTGAACAtcagccgaactaatgtcctcatgtga